The Elaeis guineensis isolate ETL-2024a chromosome 3, EG11, whole genome shotgun sequence region ATAAGGAAATCCTTATTATAAGACTAGCACCATTAGTTAGTTTGCTATTGGGAAGTAAAAGTTGAATGAGGTGAAATTGATAAAAGTGCGAAGATTTACTAGATAAAGACAAGTACATAATCAAGCTAAGAAACATGATAATTATATGCATGGCTACCATTTTTTCCAGAGAACATTGGGAACAAAAGAATGTCACATCAAAGTGAATTTTTCTTGGCACATGCAATACAATTATTTTAGAAAACTGAAGCTTAGATGGTAGATAACTTGCTAAATGTATCATGTAAAATATTGCAAAAGGCATAACTCTTGATTTCCTCTAACACAGGAATTTTAGCTAATGCAGAGGTGCCACTGTAATAGCAATGATATGCAGTACCACTTTGCTCACAACAAATGCAAACATCATGTAGGAacaatgcaaaaaataaaaaaaataaaaacaataaaaaaaataaagaaatgaaaagaaaagaacccTTCATAGGTGAAGAAAATATGTATGGGAAACAAATCTGTGCTCCTGAAGCCCTTAAATTTTACAATCTAGGGCAAATCTCAAGCCCaaagaatgaagaaaagaaaagaggataagAAAGAAACAAATTTCTTTAAATTTCTTGTCCCATGCATATTTTAATAGCATCTCCTCTTCTCCTTCAATAGCAAAAAAATGTAGTAAGATGGTAAACCTTATCTAAATAAAATGCCCCTGGATTTTTCCTTAAGAAAAATGAAGAGTAGCAAATAAAACACTATAATTCCAAAAAAGAGCAAATTCATTTTCTATAAAACTCAACATAAAGAACTATCAACACTAATTCAAAACACAAGCTTTTTTACTGAACCAACCTGTGCCTGCATTAGAGCCTGTAGAAAAAACCTATTTAAAATGGGACTCAAAAACCCATGAAAAACATAACACCAGAATTAAGTATGAGATTTACAAGAAACTAGAAAATACCCAACTTTTGTTCCAAAAGATCCAAATAGAAAACCCCCACGACCTAATAGTTTGGCAAATTAACTGAAAATAAAACCCAACCAGGGCTGTCAATGGGTCAGATTCTAACCGAGACCCTGATAAGGTCAGTTTAGGATTGTACTTCTTGACCCAGTTACCTGACTCTGAGCTGACCCAATTAAAAAAACCTCTTAATCAGGGCAGATGCAGGGTTAGATAAACCTGACCCAAGTATGACTTGATAAGCCTGTTCATGGGTCAGTGCTTACCTGACAATCACCTGGCCCTAATGAGGCATTTGGTACAAATACAGGATACAGATACAACACAACAAAGATACGCTAATACAAATTTCTAAAAAGTAGGATAGAACAAGACCAGGATGTGTCAATGAATATGCCTATATTTTTTCCACACATACCAAAAAATAATCTATAAAGCATAGTGTCCTATCAAAAAGACTGATTAAAGTTCATATGTAGCATTAGCAACCATTGGCATCCACAAAATTTATAATGTAGTTATAACTGAAACTAATAGACCACAGTTTATATAGCATATAATAATAACAACATTGCATAGTTCAAAATGAATCATTTATCATAAATAGGTTtaaattcatcaaaaaataaaagaaaaataaagcccTCTCCCTCAACATTGGAGATGTATCTTACACATACCTAGGAAATACCATATATTATGAATATCTGTGAAGCATCCAAaacgttttttatttttttatttttaaaaagatacTATAAGTAAGCAACACGTATCCTAGAATTATCCatattgggggggggggggggggggggtttaaAGATATCGGTCACCTATAGTAGCATGGCTTTTCTGCTGATCAAATCTAACATCCATCATGCTTAATATTATTCTTAGTTCCTACTGCTAACAATACTCCACTTGCTTTCAATATCACTCATCTAAAGTAACCAAAATCAGTAATTTACTCCTACACGGTTCTAACAGATTAAACCTTACATGTTATCATGAAGCACAGCAGGGGTACTCAAGCTTTGACATGTCAATTtccaaaaaatccaaaaatagtACACTTGTATACAGGAAATCAGTAAGTAATATTATGAATCGACCTATATGCATTTAGTAAGTAAAGCGTTTAAATGTGATGTAAAGATGTATGTTATTGTTAATTGCATCTATAATAGATATTGAAGGATTCTTAGTCTTGAATCTGCAACAAGTCCATCCAAAACCATTCCAAGCAATTATTTATAAGATTATCGCTCATAAGAACACATTAACACACAAAACAATAGTGTAATAAAAGGAAGGGAACATTAGAAACAGAATCATCCTGCCATGCATTACATGCCCAAGCCTTTGAACAACTCAGTTGCCAAAAAATCCAGTATAGGGACACTTCTGTGCCAAAAGGGAATAGTATGAATAGAACAATATTCATAACTAACAACTAGGTGTGATTCCATGCCCTGCAAACACCCAATTGTCAACAAGAATCAATACTTTGAAATTCTCAATACATGAAGTGCTTGGTTAAAAACATGAAAAATAATCCTTTGCAATGAGAAGGCTCGACTTATCCAGCTGTCTGACCACCTGCTTTCATTGGCTATTCCAAGTAAATTTATAGAATATAATGTATGATGACTAGCAAGATTTAAACAGAGCATAGCATCAAATTGTTGGCATTTTGACACCCTTTATTCCACAAAATTTCAGAGCTGATGTTAATGATCATGTAGCACATATACACTATATCCTCATCCAGTCCTTGAATATTGCCCCAAGAGTCTCAAGCATAATTTCAAGAACATATTTGCCCACAAAAACACCACAACCCTGTAAAAAGTAATTCAGAACTCTGCAGCAGCAAACCAGCTACCCGTGCTATTCTATATGCAGATCTTTATGTAAGGTAGCAGGACTGCGATGGCCATGAAAGGCTTATGACTAAAGATGATTATTTGTGGACACATGATATTAGAAATCTCAAGGAGCCCTGCAATAGAGGCAAAAGTACTACAAAGTTCTACCAGATGACCACGTAAATCATTTTGCAAATAAGCTTCACCTTATGCTTTTGGATGGTAGCATCTAGAGTCAGCTTGGTTTTCTGATATGCTTAACCCTAATAATTTCTTGTTTCTTGGTTAATCAACAAGTTCCCACAGACGATCCTTCACTGTCATTCTCATCACTTCTTCCACGGTTTTCACCAAAACAATGCTTTTCTACCTCATCAATGATTTTGCTTgtcaatgaaaaatattatgttttATAATTTTGATGTAGCACAAGGTGCAGCCAATATGTACTATGACCAATCAGATCATGCCAAGCATCAAAGGAGCCAGCAGATTCACAAGTGAAAACTGCAGCAAGCAAAAACGATAGTGGATTTAGAGGTTTTTGGCAGATTTTCTTATAAATCTTCCATCAGGGATGATATCAAATTTTAGTCACGTTTCTATATTTGTAATAGAATAATTCTagtatgttttttttttattgcgGAGTCCTATTTTGTGTATGATTCTTATAAATGGAACCAGTGCACATAAGATCTAGAAACGAAAGAATTTAGTTGAAAGGAGGTGATTAAACATGATAATGTAATGACCATTCATGCAAAGTAACTCAAGGATTCACCATAAACATGTCATCATGAGGATAAAAATATAGCTTCCCAACAAGTGATCGCACACTTCAGATAACAAACAAATATTACAGGTCTTGATGCAATTAAGAATTGCAAGCATCATCCCAGATCGAATAGACGATTCATAGCAGCGAAGTAGTCATATACTTGGTTCCATACCAACTCCCCATAAAAACTAACAAATGAGAAGTTTTATGAAGTGCAAAGAAGCTTACCTGCTCACATAGTTCTGTGTGATTGCAACGGAGTCCTCAAGATTGATCACCAGATGCCACCACCCATTGGGCACGAAGACCACCTCCCCAGTTCTGCAGATGCACTCAATGGGCCTCCTCTTCCAGTTCTTACACGCTCCATAAAAGTTCATAAACCACTCCATGATGGAGACTGGACATGCAACCTCAGCCCCATCTGGACTCGGGTGGACCCCTGGTGGCACAATCTCTGGTGGAAACATCACCCATTTCTTCGTACCCTTGATCACCGCATTCCAGGCAGATGTGGAATTTGGGTCCACATGGAACGACGAACCAGACCCTGCCGGTCCGATGATGACCCACCGGTAATCCGGTCTCTCCTCTCCAAGAACTGAAAAGAGATCCTCCCTGAAGTATACTGGAACCTCATAGTCCGATCCCATCTCGGGCACCTTCTTGGCAAAATTTGGGTCGAAAAGGTACAGCGGGCGCTCCTCCCTTGCCGAATCGGCATAGCAGAAGTAGCGCTCGAGCGTCATCTCCACTGGCCCCGCTGCAAACTTCACATCTCCACAGACCTTCGCAAGATGCTCCCTTGTCCACTTGTCCATTGCCGGCCAGCTCTCGAGGCATCCCTCCAGAAGCACCGGCCTATTGGGCTCCTCGAACGACTCCACAAACTCCTCCACCGACATTCCCCGCCTCCTCTCGATGTTGTCCCTCTCGAGCCACTCCGGCTTCATCTCCAGATTGGCGCACAGCCAGCTCTGGAACAAATAATCCGAGTAAAAGTTCCGAATGGTGATGGCTGCCGCATGGGAGGGGGCGGAGCGAGGCGCGATGCCCGAAACATAGGTGGATTTCCAGGAGCCATCGAACAAGAAATCACCTTTGAGCTCCTCGACGACGAGATTCCTCCAGAGGGGCTCGTGGCCGGCGAAGACGTAGAAGGAGTGGCTCACGGCCGAGAGGACGGCGAGGTCGCGGCTGCAGAGGAGGCCGAGGATGTCGAGGAGGAGCTCGTCGGAGAGGACGCGGAGGGCGCCTAGGCCAGAGTTCCGGGCGTTGGCGCAGGGATCGAGGAGGAAGAGGTTGCCGAGAGGTTGGACGGCGAGAGGTCGGGAGGAGACGGAAGGTTTAAGCTTGAAGCCcacctccacctcctcctccaggggTTCCTCGGCCTCTTCGCGACCGGATACTTGTGGTGCGAGATTTGGGGGTGGCGGCTTGGGAgaagggtttagggttagggttttggtggggtttctcctcctctttttggGCTTCTTTCGCTTGAGACGGGGAGAGGTGAGACAGTGGAATACGCTCGGCATCTGGAGGAGGAGTGAGGAAAGGATGAAGACTGGGAGCGAGGGTACCAAAAGGCCGGCTAATATGCAACAAGAGAGCAGCCATGGGCTCAAGCTCGCTCCCCGCCAGACTCGATCAAAATGAAGCTTGACTATTTCCAAATTCATTGTCTTGCCTACCCATAGGATATAATAAGCATCGCCATGGTTCAAGATGAATttgatgttttaaaaaaaataatttaataaataaaattaaaattttaaaaaaaattaaatttgacaggcataatatttttcatattgttaTTTTctgtaaatgaaaaaaaaatattgttcgattaatctaactaaattattcataattttttatattatttagctcattattttatattttattattttttatagattataagaACTAAATTAAGATGAGGATATGTTTCTATTGAATATTGTTGAATTTTatgtgattttaaaatttaaattttaattatttaaattttagatttatttaatctattattaatTCTGTTGCTTACCTCCTGGCATCGTGTTTGCCTTAACATACCTGTAAAAAGAGTTTTCTACGACCATACAGTGGTTGCCTTATCTCCAACTAAAGGTTTTGGCTCAAGGATGTGACATATTTATTCTGCCAATCTCATGTCATAGACTGATTGTTTGCTTCTAAAATTAGGCTTATGTAGCCTGGTGGAAGAAATAGAATGAGAGCTTACCCATCTGGCTCCATAGGATTAGTTGAACACTGAACTGAGAAATTGGCTGAACTATAATTCTGTGTTGCGGTCTGATTGCCAGCTTGGTTAGGCCATGGATATGGGCAATGCATGTTACTGAGATACTAACTTTTACTTTGTCGAGCAATTTCATCCATTTTTCCCCAAAAAATATATCTCCATCACATAAGTGACATAACCTATTTGAATCCATTTATTAAGCGCTCAAATGCTGGTTGCACCATGACAAGCAAACATTATGACATGCTAAGCCGCATAACTAAAAATGAAGTATTAAGCAGACTGTGTCATCCAATCACAGGTTTGCAGGACATTTTGTTTCAGGGCAGAATGCGATCAAGTCATTTGAAGTATTATTGTGACAAACTTGTCCATGAGAACGTAAAAATAATCACACTCCACATAATTTCAGACTCAAGCACGTACAATGTATTGCAGTCATGACTTTGATGC contains the following coding sequences:
- the LOC105042405 gene encoding arginine-specific demethylase JMJ22 isoform X2, producing the protein MILDSVIAICLSYFISTLTMIYAQHLSQGMEEPSVDLKSAGIILFLIGITGKTMNLEIVKLHFDRVWRGASLSPWLLSCCILAGLLVPSLPVFILSSLLLQMPSVFHCLTSPRLKRKKPKKRRRNPTKTLTLNPSPKPPPPNLAPQVSGREEAEEPLEEEVEVGFKLKPSVSSRPLAVQPLGNLFLLDPCANARNSGLGALRVLSDELLLDILGLLCSRDLAVLSAVSHSFYVFAGHEPLWRNLVVEELKGDFLFDGSWKSTYVSGIAPRSAPSHAAAITIRNFYSDYLFQSWLCANLEMKPEWLERDNIERRRGMSVEEFVESFEEPNRPVLLEGCLESWPAMDKWTREHLAKVCGDVKFAAGPVEMTLERYFCYADSAREERPLYLFDPNFAKKVPEMGSDYEVPVYFREDLFSVLGEERPDYRWVIIGPAGSGSSFHVDPNSTSAWNAVIKGTKKWVMFPPEIVPPGVHPSPDGAEVACPVSIMEWFMNFYGACKNWKRRPIECICRTGEVVFVPNGWWHLVINLEDSVAITQNYVSRRNLLNVLDFLERPNASELVSGTKDRVNLYEKFRNAINAAFPGTIDQLRQKAREKITQKKKLTFWESVTDANAGGFKFSF
- the LOC105042405 gene encoding arginine-specific demethylase JMJ22 isoform X1, which codes for MSILSRLLFPPPPSLFITTMSVMSFVGLLNGLSEVRGKHLRYSKFMNTNSPTYGKEIKLPSRIGMLVAYTPALIVGLASLSILDTGGPRCLLLNSALSVHFFKRVVEVLFVHQYSGHMILDSVIAICLSYFISTLTMIYAQHLSQGMEEPSVDLKSAGIILFLIGITGKTMNLEIVKLHFDRVWRGASLSPWLLSCCILAGLLVPSLPVFILSSLLLQMPSVFHCLTSPRLKRKKPKKRRRNPTKTLTLNPSPKPPPPNLAPQVSGREEAEEPLEEEVEVGFKLKPSVSSRPLAVQPLGNLFLLDPCANARNSGLGALRVLSDELLLDILGLLCSRDLAVLSAVSHSFYVFAGHEPLWRNLVVEELKGDFLFDGSWKSTYVSGIAPRSAPSHAAAITIRNFYSDYLFQSWLCANLEMKPEWLERDNIERRRGMSVEEFVESFEEPNRPVLLEGCLESWPAMDKWTREHLAKVCGDVKFAAGPVEMTLERYFCYADSAREERPLYLFDPNFAKKVPEMGSDYEVPVYFREDLFSVLGEERPDYRWVIIGPAGSGSSFHVDPNSTSAWNAVIKGTKKWVMFPPEIVPPGVHPSPDGAEVACPVSIMEWFMNFYGACKNWKRRPIECICRTGEVVFVPNGWWHLVINLEDSVAITQNYVSRRNLLNVLDFLERPNASELVSGTKDRVNLYEKFRNAINAAFPGTIDQLRQKAREKITQKKKLTFWESVTDANAGGFKFSF